The Sporomusa termitida genome has a window encoding:
- a CDS encoding MBL fold metallo-hydrolase: MKIIELQVGHLGTNCYIVYCEQTLKAGVIDPGGSADAIIAQIIKAGLTVEYIINTHGHADHIAANNAVQQATGAKILIHHEDAGMLTDAQRNLSTFIGAGIVCQPADRLLSHNDTVSIGNIEFTVLHTPGHTAGGICLLADKVLIAGDTLFAESIGRTDFPGGSYSQLIKSIKENLLGLDDDIAVLPGHGPRTSIGWERSHNAFIQ, encoded by the coding sequence TTGAAGATTATTGAACTGCAAGTAGGTCACCTTGGCACTAATTGCTATATCGTCTATTGTGAACAAACCTTAAAGGCCGGGGTAATTGATCCCGGCGGCAGTGCTGACGCGATTATCGCCCAGATTATTAAAGCCGGCCTTACTGTTGAATACATCATTAATACCCACGGTCATGCTGATCATATTGCGGCCAACAACGCGGTTCAACAGGCTACCGGGGCAAAAATCCTGATCCATCATGAAGATGCCGGCATGTTGACTGATGCCCAGCGTAATCTGTCGACTTTTATTGGCGCCGGTATTGTCTGCCAGCCTGCAGACCGGTTGCTGAGCCACAATGATACTGTCAGTATCGGGAACATTGAATTTACGGTACTGCACACGCCCGGTCACACGGCCGGCGGTATTTGCCTCCTGGCAGATAAAGTATTAATTGCCGGTGACACGCTATTTGCCGAATCGATTGGCCGCACTGATTTTCCCGGCGGCTCCTACAGCCAGTTAATTAAAAGTATTAAAGAAAACCTGCTGGGCCTGGACGATGACATTGCCGTCCTGCCCGGGCATGGTCCCAGGACCAGCATTGGCTGGGAACGCAGCCATAATGCGTTTATTCAATAG
- the dtd gene encoding D-aminoacyl-tRNA deacylase, translating to MRAVVQLTDAASVTVAGQKIAAIKTGLTVFLGISHDDTDQDALYLAEKIVNLRIFPDDVGKMNLSLKDIGGELLVVSQFTLYGDCRKGRRPSFDTAAPPPAATGLYELFVELCRARGVAAACGKFQAEMVVQLANHGPVTILLDSKRLF from the coding sequence ATGCGGGCGGTTGTTCAACTTACCGATGCGGCGAGTGTAACGGTAGCTGGTCAGAAAATAGCTGCTATTAAGACCGGTCTGACAGTTTTTCTCGGGATCAGCCACGATGATACAGACCAAGACGCCCTTTATCTTGCGGAAAAAATTGTAAATTTGCGCATTTTTCCTGATGATGTGGGAAAAATGAACTTATCGCTCAAAGACATAGGCGGGGAATTACTGGTAGTTTCGCAGTTTACCCTGTATGGTGATTGCCGTAAAGGCCGCCGGCCAAGTTTCGATACTGCGGCTCCACCGCCGGCAGCAACCGGGCTATACGAATTGTTTGTGGAGTTGTGCCGGGCCAGAGGGGTAGCTGCAGCCTGCGGCAAGTTTCAGGCGGAAATGGTTGTGCAGCTAGCCAACCATGGACCGGTAACAATACTGCTGGATAGTAAACGTCTGTTTTGA
- a CDS encoding RelA/SpoT family protein produces the protein MGSDVQAKKKPNIEDIIAKIKANHPDAPLQMVEKAYQLAYNSHAGQLRVSGEEYICHPLGVANILADLQIDAVTISASLLHDVVEDTDVTLEKLEKEFGKEVAMLVDGVTKLSRIEYKSKEEQQLENYRKMFLAMAKDIRVVLIKLADRLHNMRTLKYMSPHKQQEISRETLEIFGPLAHRLGMSNIKWELEDLSFRFLEPDKYYRLVEQVKQKRKERERIVTEAIALMVERLEAVGIAAEIQGRPKHFYSIYKKMKKNHKQDVSEIYDLSAIRIVVDSVKDCYGALGVVHTLWKPLPGRFKDYIAMPKSNGYQSLHTTVIGQSGQPLEIQIRTLEMHRISEYGIAAHWRYKEGGKGANKDTDQKLSWLRQLLEWHRDLRDPREFIESVKMDVFADEVFVFTPRGDVIDLPAGSVPIDFAYRIHTDVGHRCVGAKVNGKIVPLEYKLNNGDIVEIITSKHNNGPSRDWLNVIGSSETRNKIRQWFKKEKREENVAKGREMIERESKKLGYEWRDLVKGDRLSEVAKKLNITSEDDLFEGLGYGGVTLHGVMSKLIEAHKKELKSTTPPDVSAMLAELKPKRLKSKASHGILVKGESGLMVRLARCCNPLPGDVIVGYITRGRGVSVHRDDCPNILNNPEEYERMIEVNWDIPGDTLYKVSIEISGTDRPNLLSDIMMVAADAKITVSSLNAKVHKNKIAVINMDIDIANLSQLEHIMNKIRRVQDVFSVYRMTQPLGGV, from the coding sequence ATGGGCAGTGATGTGCAAGCTAAAAAAAAGCCAAATATTGAAGATATAATCGCCAAGATCAAAGCCAATCATCCTGATGCCCCATTACAGATGGTTGAGAAAGCCTACCAGTTGGCTTATAATTCTCATGCTGGTCAACTTAGAGTCTCAGGTGAAGAGTATATCTGCCATCCGTTAGGGGTTGCCAATATTCTGGCCGATCTACAGATTGATGCGGTTACGATTAGTGCCAGTTTGCTGCATGATGTGGTGGAAGATACGGATGTCACTTTGGAAAAACTGGAAAAAGAATTCGGCAAAGAGGTTGCCATGCTTGTGGATGGCGTTACTAAGCTAAGCCGGATTGAGTATAAATCCAAAGAGGAACAACAGCTGGAAAACTACCGGAAGATGTTTTTAGCCATGGCCAAAGATATCAGGGTGGTGCTGATAAAACTTGCAGATCGATTGCATAATATGAGAACCCTTAAATATATGTCGCCCCACAAGCAGCAGGAAATATCCCGGGAAACCCTGGAAATTTTCGGGCCGCTGGCCCATCGCCTGGGGATGTCTAATATCAAGTGGGAGTTAGAGGATTTATCGTTCCGGTTTTTAGAACCTGATAAGTACTATCGGCTGGTTGAACAGGTTAAGCAAAAGCGTAAGGAACGGGAACGAATTGTTACGGAAGCGATTGCGCTGATGGTAGAGCGGCTGGAAGCGGTTGGAATTGCTGCAGAAATCCAAGGCCGGCCTAAACATTTTTATAGTATTTATAAGAAAATGAAGAAAAACCACAAGCAGGATGTCAGCGAGATTTATGATTTATCCGCCATCCGTATTGTCGTGGATTCTGTAAAAGACTGTTATGGCGCCTTAGGCGTTGTTCATACCCTGTGGAAGCCATTGCCTGGCAGATTTAAAGACTATATCGCTATGCCGAAATCAAATGGTTACCAGTCCTTGCATACAACCGTTATCGGCCAGTCGGGCCAGCCACTGGAGATTCAGATCCGCACGTTAGAGATGCATCGCATTTCCGAATATGGAATTGCCGCGCATTGGCGGTACAAAGAGGGCGGCAAAGGTGCAAATAAAGATACTGATCAAAAATTATCCTGGCTGCGGCAGCTTTTAGAATGGCACCGGGATCTAAGGGACCCGCGCGAATTTATTGAATCGGTAAAAATGGACGTTTTTGCCGACGAAGTGTTTGTGTTTACCCCGCGGGGCGATGTTATTGATCTGCCTGCCGGTTCGGTTCCTATTGATTTTGCCTACCGTATTCACACCGACGTTGGTCATCGTTGTGTCGGTGCCAAAGTCAACGGCAAAATTGTACCGCTTGAGTATAAGCTTAATAACGGCGATATTGTTGAGATTATTACTTCCAAACATAATAACGGCCCCAGCCGGGATTGGCTGAATGTGATTGGCTCATCGGAAACGCGCAATAAAATCAGACAGTGGTTTAAAAAAGAAAAGCGGGAAGAAAATGTTGCCAAAGGCCGGGAAATGATCGAGCGGGAGAGTAAGAAGCTCGGCTATGAATGGCGCGATCTGGTAAAAGGGGACCGCTTAAGCGAGGTTGCTAAAAAATTAAACATTACCAGTGAGGATGACCTGTTTGAAGGCCTGGGTTATGGTGGTGTAACCCTCCATGGTGTTATGTCCAAGCTGATTGAGGCTCACAAAAAAGAATTAAAAAGCACTACACCGCCCGATGTATCGGCAATGCTGGCTGAGCTAAAACCTAAACGGCTCAAAAGTAAAGCCAGTCACGGCATATTAGTAAAGGGCGAATCGGGGCTTATGGTCAGGCTGGCGCGATGCTGTAATCCGCTTCCCGGCGATGTTATCGTAGGGTATATTACGCGGGGACGGGGCGTGTCTGTCCACCGCGACGACTGCCCTAATATTTTGAATAATCCCGAGGAGTACGAGCGTATGATTGAAGTTAACTGGGATATTCCCGGCGATACACTTTACAAAGTATCTATTGAAATCTCAGGTACGGACCGGCCAAACCTGCTGTCAGATATTATGATGGTGGCAGCAGATGCTAAGATTACGGTGAGCTCGCTCAATGCCAAGGTCCATAAAAATAAAATTGCCGTTATCAACATGGATATTGATATTGCCAATCTAAGCCAGCTGGAGCATATTATGAATAAAATACGCAGGGTTCAGGATGTATTCAGCGTATACCGCATGACCCAGCCTTTAGGGGGCGTTTGA
- a CDS encoding adenine phosphoribosyltransferase produces MDLREKIRNIPDFPHQGVQFKDITTLLKDGKAFRVAIDRLAYHYRDKQINVVVGPEARGFAIGAPLAYVLGSGFVPIRKPGKLPAEIISQTYSLEYGQDALEIHKDAIEPDSRVLIADDLLATGGTTLATVKMIEELGGKVVGLAFLIELLFLNGRTKLDGYVINSLVQY; encoded by the coding sequence ATGGATCTACGGGAGAAAATTAGAAATATACCTGATTTCCCGCACCAAGGAGTTCAATTTAAGGATATTACTACCTTACTTAAGGATGGAAAAGCGTTTCGGGTTGCCATTGACCGGCTGGCATACCACTACCGGGATAAACAGATTAATGTGGTGGTTGGGCCGGAAGCCAGGGGCTTTGCCATTGGTGCGCCGTTGGCTTATGTACTGGGGTCAGGGTTTGTGCCTATCCGCAAACCGGGTAAACTGCCGGCGGAAATCATCAGCCAGACCTATTCCCTCGAATACGGCCAGGATGCTCTTGAGATCCACAAAGACGCCATCGAACCGGACAGCAGGGTTTTAATCGCCGATGATCTGCTGGCAACCGGCGGTACTACCCTGGCAACAGTCAAGATGATTGAAGAATTAGGCGGGAAAGTTGTCGGACTGGCATTTTTAATTGAATTATTGTTTTTAAACGGACGTACAAAACTGGATGGGTATGTCATTAACTCACTGGTTCAATATTAA
- the recJ gene encoding single-stranded-DNA-specific exonuclease RecJ, which produces MARLRKVWRLLPVKPELASELSRKLNISKFIAQALINRGVTNETAATEFLHAGTEYITDPYLLKGMQTAVIRIRRAIDQQEKITVYGDYDVDGITACAIVYKTLTRLGAAVEYYIPDRQSEGYGLNDAALTNLIATGTKLVITVDCGVSAVQEVLAAAGKLDIVITDHHQPPPELPAAVAIINPKQTDCMYPEKNLAGVGVAFKLCQALWQYYNRTDSTFHDYLDIVAIGTIADIVPLTGENRVLVKTGLTQLAATENTGITALLAVCGLAGKPVDSGSVGFVVAPRLNAVGRVSQAAAGVDLLTTDDPDKARKLATLLDEENAARQAIEKTILAKAEEQLATMDTAQAKVLVLAGEEWHSGVIGIVASRLVERYYKPVVMISIREGCGKGSCRSIPAFDMYEALTQCSDLLTQFGGHRQAAGLTVPAENIAGLRERLAAIAAASLSAADYIPVLKIDSCVPLTEITAAFIEQLTCLEPYGFGNPSPVFACRNIQLGEKRLVGQQGRHLKLKLNHVAVNDVIAWNQGELADSLACNNDIDLVFVPKYNEWQGQKKLQLTAHDVRPSNAGAAKEILDKIAPDRDCIKFVYLTVKECNKQGHTRLSAADIAKAVFKNYKCVIPEHVIGMAITVLTELGLLSLQLQNDSAPELIIEPAPAKKLELTDSAAFRESQRIRQEYLAQHI; this is translated from the coding sequence ATGGCTAGGCTTAGAAAAGTATGGAGGCTGCTTCCGGTTAAACCTGAACTTGCAAGTGAGCTCAGCCGGAAACTGAATATATCAAAGTTTATTGCCCAAGCGTTAATCAACCGCGGCGTTACCAATGAAACTGCCGCCACGGAATTTCTACATGCCGGGACCGAGTATATCACCGATCCCTACCTGCTAAAGGGCATGCAAACTGCGGTCATACGCATTAGGCGAGCCATCGATCAACAAGAAAAGATTACCGTTTACGGGGATTATGATGTCGATGGTATTACAGCCTGTGCGATCGTATATAAAACATTAACCCGCCTGGGTGCTGCTGTGGAATATTATATCCCGGACCGGCAAAGCGAAGGTTATGGACTTAATGATGCCGCTTTAACGAACCTCATAGCAACCGGCACGAAACTTGTTATTACCGTTGACTGCGGGGTTAGTGCAGTACAAGAGGTACTTGCTGCCGCCGGTAAACTGGATATAGTGATAACCGATCATCACCAGCCGCCACCCGAACTGCCGGCAGCGGTGGCCATTATTAATCCTAAACAGACGGATTGTATGTATCCGGAAAAAAATTTAGCCGGAGTCGGCGTTGCTTTTAAATTATGTCAGGCATTATGGCAATATTATAACAGGACAGACAGTACGTTCCATGATTACCTTGATATTGTGGCAATTGGTACAATTGCCGATATTGTACCCTTGACTGGCGAGAACCGGGTTTTGGTCAAAACCGGGTTAACCCAGCTGGCGGCTACTGAAAACACTGGTATTACAGCTTTGCTCGCCGTTTGCGGCTTAGCAGGCAAGCCTGTTGACAGCGGGAGCGTGGGGTTTGTCGTTGCGCCGCGGCTCAATGCCGTAGGCCGTGTCAGCCAGGCTGCAGCCGGTGTGGATCTTTTGACTACAGATGATCCGGACAAGGCCCGCAAGCTGGCCACCCTCTTAGATGAGGAGAATGCTGCCCGGCAGGCAATAGAAAAGACGATTTTGGCTAAAGCGGAAGAACAACTGGCAACAATGGATACAGCACAAGCGAAGGTGCTGGTACTGGCCGGCGAGGAATGGCATTCGGGCGTTATCGGGATTGTGGCCTCACGGTTAGTAGAAAGATATTATAAACCGGTGGTCATGATCAGCATCCGCGAGGGTTGCGGCAAAGGCTCGTGCCGCAGCATACCGGCCTTCGATATGTATGAAGCATTAACCCAGTGTTCTGATTTGTTAACCCAGTTTGGCGGGCACCGGCAGGCGGCAGGGCTGACGGTGCCGGCTGAAAATATTGCGGGGCTGCGCGAACGTTTAGCTGCTATCGCCGCGGCCAGTCTGTCGGCCGCCGATTATATTCCTGTCCTCAAAATCGACTCCTGTGTGCCGCTTACAGAAATAACTGCGGCCTTTATTGAACAGTTGACCTGCCTGGAGCCTTACGGTTTCGGTAATCCCAGCCCGGTATTTGCCTGCCGGAATATTCAATTAGGCGAGAAAAGGCTTGTGGGACAGCAGGGCCGCCACCTGAAGCTTAAGCTGAATCATGTCGCCGTTAATGACGTTATTGCCTGGAACCAGGGAGAATTAGCCGACAGTTTGGCCTGTAACAATGATATAGACTTAGTTTTTGTACCTAAATATAATGAATGGCAGGGACAAAAAAAACTGCAATTGACAGCACATGATGTGCGGCCGTCGAATGCCGGGGCCGCTAAAGAAATTCTGGATAAGATAGCGCCTGACCGGGACTGCATTAAGTTTGTTTACTTAACTGTTAAAGAGTGTAATAAACAGGGGCACACCCGTTTATCCGCCGCTGATATTGCGAAAGCTGTTTTTAAAAATTATAAATGTGTAATACCGGAGCACGTTATTGGTATGGCAATAACGGTGCTGACAGAATTAGGCCTGCTTTCCCTGCAGTTACAAAATGACAGCGCCCCTGAGTTGATTATTGAGCCGGCGCCAGCAAAAAAACTGGAGCTGACCGACTCAGCTGCGTTTCGTGAAAGTCAAAGAATACGCCAGGAGTATTTGGCTCAGCATATTTAG
- a CDS encoding LapA family protein, with protein sequence MMWNLLFAFIFALLVAVFAVQNSLAVTVSFLVWSFQTSLVIIILGSAAFGALTILSLSMLVQFRLRRTLRKCQQAQQLTEAENRELRASQGAQAETQANSE encoded by the coding sequence ATGATGTGGAATTTATTATTTGCCTTTATTTTTGCATTATTGGTGGCCGTGTTTGCTGTGCAAAATTCGCTGGCGGTTACGGTAAGTTTTTTGGTCTGGAGTTTTCAAACCTCGTTGGTCATTATCATTTTGGGTTCAGCTGCTTTTGGGGCATTGACCATTTTGTCCTTGTCGATGCTTGTCCAGTTCCGGCTTAGACGTACTCTGCGTAAATGCCAGCAGGCCCAGCAACTGACGGAAGCTGAGAATCGCGAACTACGGGCCAGCCAGGGCGCACAGGCAGAAACTCAGGCAAACAGCGAGTAG
- a CDS encoding DUF456 family protein, with protein sequence MAVKFIVTFIMLAGLLSTVSVRLPGTLIILLGAILYGAATGFLTFTPWLTAFLLVLAITAELGGRALRIYLTRDLPVSRVFSVNSAVTHIAGMLASDALLGPLLGLAAWEIIAGKTLLPRSDQVLKVLSRLTGVAVLRFVCGAVMIALINLYIFV encoded by the coding sequence TTGGCGGTTAAGTTTATAGTAACATTTATTATGCTGGCAGGCCTCTTAAGTACTGTTTCTGTTCGGCTGCCCGGAACACTGATCATCTTGCTGGGGGCAATTTTATATGGTGCAGCTACTGGTTTTCTGACTTTCACGCCGTGGCTTACTGCGTTTTTGCTGGTATTGGCAATAACAGCAGAGCTGGGCGGGAGGGCGCTGCGCATATATCTAACGCGGGATCTGCCGGTTTCCCGGGTATTTAGTGTTAACAGCGCAGTTACCCACATTGCCGGTATGCTGGCCAGCGATGCTTTACTCGGCCCGCTACTGGGACTGGCAGCCTGGGAGATCATTGCCGGAAAAACACTTCTTCCCCGCAGTGATCAGGTTTTAAAGGTACTGTCCCGGCTGACAGGAGTAGCTGTGCTTAGATTCGTCTGCGGGGCTGTCATGATTGCTCTCATTAATTTATATATTTTTGTGTAA
- the secF gene encoding protein translocase subunit SecF: MKFDIVSRRRWWFLISFIILLPGLISMVMQGFNLGIDFTGGTLLDLKFARPVSVAEVREVLKDYQLEGSTIQLALTGSEEQSNNVFVRSHVLSEEERRQVLAGFETKIGAFEVLRVEKVGAVIGSELTQQAVIALIISWALMIVYISYRFEFKFAVAGIAALVHDVFIVLGIFSLLHIEIDASFVAALLTIVGYSINDTIVIFDRIRENLRTYKKSDNLEELVNRSIWQTMTRSIYTSVTVLFATGALYLFGGETTKNFSLALLIGFTCGTYSSIFNASQIWVEWKLREDWRRLEMKTKGVK; this comes from the coding sequence ATGAAATTCGATATTGTTAGCAGACGCAGATGGTGGTTTCTGATCTCTTTTATCATCCTGCTCCCTGGCCTGATCTCCATGGTGATGCAAGGGTTTAACCTTGGCATTGATTTTACCGGCGGCACGCTGCTTGACCTGAAGTTTGCCCGCCCGGTCTCAGTGGCCGAGGTCCGGGAGGTGCTTAAGGACTATCAGCTGGAAGGAAGCACCATTCAACTGGCGCTGACAGGCTCGGAAGAACAATCAAATAATGTATTTGTTCGGTCCCATGTGCTTAGTGAAGAGGAGCGCCGGCAGGTACTTGCCGGTTTTGAAACCAAAATCGGGGCCTTTGAGGTCCTGCGAGTCGAAAAGGTAGGAGCCGTAATTGGTTCAGAGCTTACCCAGCAGGCTGTGATTGCCCTGATTATTTCCTGGGCGCTCATGATTGTTTATATAAGCTACCGCTTTGAATTTAAATTTGCCGTTGCCGGGATTGCAGCCCTGGTTCATGATGTGTTCATCGTCTTGGGGATTTTCTCGCTGCTGCATATCGAGATTGATGCTTCTTTCGTGGCGGCGCTGCTGACTATTGTTGGCTATTCCATTAATGATACCATCGTTATTTTCGACCGCATCAGAGAAAACCTGCGAACCTATAAGAAAAGCGACAATCTTGAGGAACTTGTCAACCGCAGCATCTGGCAGACGATGACCCGCTCGATCTACACTTCTGTAACCGTATTGTTTGCGACCGGGGCGCTATATCTGTTTGGCGGCGAGACCACGAAAAATTTCTCGCTGGCCCTGTTAATCGGTTTTACCTGCGGCACCTATTCTTCAATATTCAACGCCAGTCAGATCTGGGTTGAATGGAAGCTGCGCGAAGACTGGCGCCGGCTGGAAATGAAAACAAAAGGCGTTAAGTAA
- the secD gene encoding protein translocase subunit SecD, with protein MRWGNFSKFLFVVLAILAVTGLYMKPLALSIKQGLDLQGGTHVVLEASDTPEAVVNDDAIKRVVHIIERRINELGLTEPIVQRQGDRRIIVELPGVKDPEQAIEMLGRTALMEFQDESGAVVMTGKDLKDAKAQIDQGGQKLVSIEFTDEGAKKFAEVTAKNVGKHIAILLDKQILTNPVVQEAIPNGQAVISGNRSIEEAERLAILLRSGALPVKVDILETRTVGPSLGEDSKIKSMQAFVIGIVSIVIFMLIFYRVSGFVANIALVLYVLLLLVALKMLNATLTLPGIAGIILSMGMAVDANVLIFERFKEEYRNGKTLRAAMDAGFSRAFSTIVDSNITTMIAAVVLFFMGTGPIKGFAVTLGIGIALSMFTAVTATRFILRMLIHANVIKNGKFFGA; from the coding sequence TTGAGGTGGGGAAATTTTAGTAAATTTCTGTTTGTTGTTCTGGCAATCCTCGCTGTTACAGGGTTGTATATGAAGCCACTGGCCCTGTCAATTAAACAAGGGCTTGACCTGCAGGGCGGCACCCATGTTGTGCTGGAGGCTTCGGATACCCCCGAGGCAGTAGTTAACGATGATGCCATCAAGCGGGTTGTTCATATTATTGAACGCCGGATTAATGAACTGGGGCTGACTGAGCCAATTGTCCAGCGGCAGGGGGATCGCAGAATTATTGTCGAACTGCCGGGTGTGAAAGATCCTGAGCAAGCCATTGAAATGCTGGGCAGAACAGCATTAATGGAGTTTCAGGATGAAAGCGGTGCCGTAGTTATGACCGGTAAGGACTTGAAGGATGCTAAAGCCCAGATTGATCAAGGCGGCCAAAAATTAGTATCGATAGAATTTACCGATGAAGGTGCCAAAAAATTTGCCGAGGTGACTGCCAAAAATGTTGGTAAACATATTGCTATCTTATTGGATAAGCAGATTTTGACCAACCCGGTTGTTCAGGAAGCAATTCCCAATGGCCAGGCTGTTATCTCCGGCAACCGCAGCATTGAAGAGGCGGAACGGCTGGCAATCCTGCTCCGGTCAGGCGCATTGCCGGTTAAGGTGGATATACTGGAAACAAGAACTGTTGGTCCCAGTCTGGGTGAAGACTCTAAGATCAAAAGCATGCAGGCCTTTGTGATCGGCATTGTTTCCATTGTTATCTTTATGCTGATTTTTTACCGGGTTTCCGGTTTTGTCGCTAATATAGCATTAGTTTTATATGTGCTGCTGTTATTAGTTGCGTTAAAGATGCTTAACGCAACGTTAACGCTGCCGGGTATCGCCGGGATAATCCTGTCAATGGGCATGGCCGTTGATGCCAATGTGCTGATATTCGAACGCTTTAAGGAAGAATACCGCAATGGCAAAACGCTGCGAGCGGCCATGGATGCCGGCTTTAGCCGGGCTTTTTCCACAATTGTGGATTCCAATATAACGACAATGATTGCCGCGGTCGTCCTGTTTTTCATGGGGACCGGCCCGATTAAGGGCTTCGCCGTTACCTTAGGGATAGGGATTGCATTGAGTATGTTTACGGCCGTTACGGCGACCCGGTTTATCCTAAGAATGCTTATCCATGCCAATGTAATCAAAAACGGCAAGTTTTTCGGGGCGTAG
- a CDS encoding phosphohydrolase: protein MSAATIEQSLTVAQLKADHEVNVYLTRSTQYLGSLGFTEHGLRHAGIVSALAYKVLQELDYPARECELAAIAGYLHDIANMINRYNHGGSGAIMAYSILSRMGMPPEEIALVISAIGNHEEERGNAVNHVAAALILADKSDVHRARVTNRDFAKFEIHDRVNYAAESSKLLVDKTSRTVTLYVNIDMEICPVMEYFEIFLQRMVMCRRAAEFLACRFKLVINNYDLL, encoded by the coding sequence ATGTCAGCAGCAACAATTGAGCAATCCCTTACTGTTGCCCAGTTAAAAGCAGACCATGAAGTAAACGTTTATCTTACCCGCAGCACCCAATATCTCGGCAGCCTCGGCTTTACCGAGCACGGTCTCAGACATGCCGGCATTGTTTCGGCCTTAGCCTATAAGGTATTACAAGAACTGGACTATCCGGCACGGGAGTGCGAACTTGCGGCCATTGCCGGTTATCTTCATGATATCGCTAATATGATTAACCGGTATAATCACGGCGGCTCCGGCGCCATCATGGCCTATTCCATCCTTAGCCGCATGGGAATGCCGCCGGAGGAGATTGCCTTAGTCATTTCAGCAATCGGCAATCATGAGGAAGAGCGCGGCAATGCCGTCAACCATGTTGCCGCCGCCCTGATCCTGGCTGATAAATCTGATGTTCACCGGGCGCGCGTGACCAATCGTGACTTTGCTAAATTTGAAATTCACGACAGAGTCAACTATGCAGCCGAAAGCAGTAAGCTGCTGGTTGATAAAACTTCCCGCACCGTAACCTTGTATGTTAATATTGACATGGAAATCTGCCCGGTCATGGAATATTTTGAAATTTTTTTACAACGTATGGTTATGTGCAGACGGGCGGCCGAATTTTTAGCCTGCCGTTTTAAACTTGTTATTAATAATTATGATTTGCTGTAG
- a CDS encoding 5-formyltetrahydrofolate cyclo-ligase, translating to MEINKNAKMEMRKSILAVRRGLTREEVAAGSKRFAEHLCDWPVYKAAKNIMLYLAMPDEPHLEQVITHALAAGKTVCVPHMRETRGLMDAAIIADLNDLVVGQFNLLTPNPSTLKLLEPGELDLIVVPGVAYDKAGRRLGMGAGYYDRFLLKANKAELIGAAWAAQILATVPTDEHDRPVNYLLTEDGIFTCREGTM from the coding sequence GTGGAAATAAATAAAAATGCCAAAATGGAAATGCGGAAAAGCATTTTAGCTGTCAGACGGGGCCTGACCCGGGAGGAGGTTGCCGCCGGCAGTAAACGCTTTGCTGAGCATCTTTGTGACTGGCCGGTATATAAAGCTGCGAAAAATATTATGCTATATCTGGCAATGCCCGATGAGCCCCATCTGGAGCAGGTGATCACACACGCACTGGCGGCCGGTAAAACAGTGTGTGTGCCGCATATGCGCGAGACCAGGGGGTTGATGGACGCGGCCATTATTGCGGATCTTAATGATTTGGTTGTAGGTCAGTTTAACCTTCTGACCCCTAATCCGTCAACCTTAAAACTGCTGGAGCCAGGTGAACTTGACCTTATCGTGGTCCCCGGCGTGGCCTATGACAAGGCAGGACGCCGGTTAGGGATGGGCGCCGGCTATTATGACCGCTTTTTGCTCAAAGCAAATAAAGCCGAACTTATCGGTGCGGCCTGGGCAGCGCAAATTTTAGCAACGGTACCGACTGACGAGCATGACCGGCCAGTCAATTATTTACTTACTGAAGATGGCATATTTACGTGCAGGGAAGGCACAATGTAA
- the yajC gene encoding preprotein translocase subunit YajC, whose translation MPAFSPETMQAIQASWPIVLMGVIFYFLLYRPQKKEQKRRQELLSNLKKGERIVTIGGLYGTITALNEKIVTIKIADKVEVDVSRTAVSHHQNQPKP comes from the coding sequence ATGCCGGCGTTTTCACCCGAAACTATGCAAGCCATTCAGGCTTCATGGCCAATTGTTTTAATGGGCGTTATTTTCTATTTTTTATTGTACCGTCCACAAAAGAAAGAACAGAAGCGTCGCCAGGAATTGTTAAGCAATCTGAAAAAAGGCGAGCGTATTGTGACAATTGGCGGACTATACGGTACTATTACTGCACTGAATGAAAAAATTGTAACAATAAAAATTGCAGATAAAGTTGAAGTTGATGTGTCGCGTACTGCCGTCAGCCACCATCAAAATCAGCCTAAGCCCTAA